Below is a genomic region from Deltaproteobacteria bacterium.
GATGCGGCGCGCGAATACTTCGCCCGCACCGGCTACGATCCGTCGTGCGGCGCCCGGCCGCTCAAGCGGTTGCTGCAGCGGGAACTAGAGACGGCGCTCGGCCGCAAGATCTTCGCAGGCGAGGTGCGCGACAACAGTCGCGTGCTCATCGACTGCGCCGGCGATCAGTTGCGCTTCGAGAGTCAGCCGCTGGCGGAGGCGGCATGAGAACGCGCGCACATCGCCGGTTTGACAACCGCGAATCCGGCGAAGGAGAATGGCACCGTTGCCGAGAGGACAAACAGCCATACCGCTTGCCGCTGGTCCTGGCCAGCGCTTATACTGTGTTGTGTACGATCCCAGGAGATCGATCAAGCCACACCCGGAGAGGTTGCATATGAGTGTCATCGCAATTGAGGGCGTCGTCGACCACGGGCTGATCCGTCTGACAAGCACCACCGCCTTGCCGGACGGCGCGAGGGTATACGTCATCGTCCCGGACGCGGCATCTGCTACGGCACCACGGATGCTGAGCCCTCGCCTTGCGCACCCTGAGGACGCAGCTGACTTCACAATGGAAGTGACTGGAACGCGATCCGATGCCCGCGTATGACCACAACCGCTTCGTACCTCCTGCGCCGGTTGCGGAGGTCGATCTGAGTCATGGCGAAACCGGCGCGACCTGGGCGAGGGTGCCTATGCTGCTTGACTCGGGGGCTGATGTTACGTTGATTCCGCGTGCCGCTGCGACTCGGCTGGGTGTTGCGCACATTCCCGGTAAGCAGTACGAGCTTGTCGGTTTCGATGGAAGGACGAGTTTCGCCTCCGCGGTGCACTTGAAGCTCACCCTCATGGAACGTACGTTTCGGGGGCAGTTCCTGCTGATCGACCAGGAGTACGGTATTCTCGGTCGCAACATTCTCAATATCCTTCCAATCGTGCTCGACGGTCCACGGCTCCAGTGGAGTGAGTTGGAGCAGCCGCAGGCGTAGAATTCCTGCGAGAGGACGGGCACCAGCGTTCACTGTGACGAGCCCGAAGAGCCCCCCCGGGAGCGGCTCGTGCAACTCCTAGCCCAACTTCCTCACAGACATTCGCTCATCGCGTTGTTCACGGCCCGCACGAGTTCATCCACGGTGACGGTGCCGCTGTCGTCAGTGTCGAAAGACGGGCAGTCGGAGAGCAGCAGCGAGCCGAGGGCGATGTTGACGCCCTTCACCAGCTCATCGACGGTGACGGTGTTGCTGGAGCCATGGTCGCCGATGCACGCCGACACTCGACACCGGCGTGATCATTGGCGTCGGGGTTTATCCACGGAATGGCTGCCACAGAGGGGATGCTGGTGGCCGTGAAAGATGCCGTTGGCGTGCGGGATGATCCTGGGCTTGTGCCCCACTCACAGCGGCAGGAACACGATCTTGCCATCCCACTCGTTGGCGGCTGTGGCCTCGGCGATAAGCGCGAGGTCGTCGATAGCGCGGCCGATTGG
It encodes:
- a CDS encoding retroviral-like aspartic protease, whose product is MLLDSGADVTLIPRAAATRLGVAHIPGKQYELVGFDGRTSFASAVHLKLTLMERTFRGQFLLIDQEYGILGRNILNILPIVLDGPRLQWSELEQPQA